The sequence GCAGGGCATGGATTGAACTTGATGCAAAAAGAGATAAAGATTCAATATTAAAGGCAATTAAGAATGGAGATTTCTGGAACTGTTATTGTTAACCAAGTGTATAATTTACAATTAGCATATAATTAAATGAAAGGAGGTTCACTAGGTATGTCTAATCGAGTTGCTATCTGTGCTGTTGCTCAGATAAAGAATGACCCCAATCTATGGTATGCGCGTTTCCAGAATATGCTATTGGAATGTTTTGAGAGCATAATGCAGCAAACCAAGGTTAGCTTTGATATGGAAAAGGGGATACGCTCAGTTATTACCTGTTCGGATGATGTATGGGATGCGCGTACTATATCAAACAATGGTATGACTGATGTGGTTGGTGCTCATTTCAGGGGTGAAGAGAAAATGGCGCAGGAAAGCCTTAATGGGTTGGGATATGCTATGGCAAGCATACTCTCGGGGCATGATGATGTGATTCTTTTTATGGGGCATATGAAAGAATCACAAACTGAAAGCCGTAATATGTGTACAAATTTAGCCTTTGATCCGTTTTATTGCAGACCGCTTGGAATGGACTTTGTAAACGTAAATGCTATGCAGGCACGAGCCTATATGGAAAAATCAAAAGTGACTGAAGAGCATCTAGCTAAAGTGGTTGTACGTTCAAGGAAAAATGCAAAGAAAAATCCTTATGCGCGAGAAAATGAACAGATTTCAGAAGATGATGTAATGAAATCTCCCTTAATTGCAGATCCGTTGCGACAACTCCATTATTACCCTGCAACTGATTGGGCTTTTGGAATGTTACTATGCTGTGAAAAGCGTGTGAAAGAATTCACAGATAATCCAGTATGGATTACAGGATATGCAAGCTGTATGGATAGCTACTTTTTAGGGGATAAGGACCTAACATCAAACTTTTCACTTAAAAATGCTACAGAAAGAGCATTGAAAAAAGCAGGAATCAAAAATGTTACCAAAGATATTCAGCTTTTTGAATTGTGTGATCATGCTGCATATCAGTTACCGATGTGGGCTGAAGGCATTGGTCTTACAAAAGAAGGTGCTGGCGGTAAATGGATACACGATGGTGGAATGGATGAATTCAATGTGAATATATCTGGCGGAATGTTAAACGGTAACCCACTGCTTTTAGGTGGAGCTGCTAGAGCTATCGAATGCTATTATCAGCTGACAGGCCAGGCCGGGGAACGTCAGGTTAAGGGTGTCAAACGTGCACTAGCACAAAGCACGTATGGAGCCGCTGGCCAGCATCAAGCTGTAGTAATTTTTGAGGTGTAAGGAGGGTGAGTATGGCACATAAAAAGAATAGAAATGTGGCAATTATTGGAGTTGGGCAAACCAAGCACTCAAGCCATAGAGAAGATGTAAATCAGCCTGAATTGATACATGAAGCAGTTTCTGCTGCCTTGAAAGATGCAAATATAAGCATAAAGGATGTGGATTGTATTGTTCATGGTAATATGGAGCTTTTTGAGATGATTCATCAACCGGATTTGTGGCATGTTCTGGGAACAGGTGCATATGGGAAAGATAGTATCAGAATTACCACAGGTGGTACTGTTGGCACAACTCTTGCATGTGCAAGTGATAATTTAGTTGCCTCTGGGATGTATGATATCGTTATGGCAGTTGGATTTCAAAAGCTACAAGAAGGCCATACTACTGGTGGCATTACAAATATGGCCGACCCACTATGGTTTAGAAACCTACAGACAGGTGCGTTGACTGGTTCCACTGCTTATGATATCATTCAGGAGTTTGGCGAAGATAGAGCAAAACGAGCTGCAATGATGTACCGCATCATAATGGATAAGCATGCATGCCTTAATCCAAACGCACATAGGGCATTTGGGCTGGATTTTGATCAGATTGATACGTTAATGGAAACTTCACCACGATTGGTGGGTGAATTGCGACTGATACATATGTGTTCGCAATCTGATGGTGCTTGTGCGGTTATTTTTGCCTGCGAAAAAAAGGCTAAAGAGCTATCAAAAAAACCTGTATGGGTGCGTGATCACATAACAATTCATCGTGAAGAAACATTTAATATTTTTGGCTATCACAAAAATTATCCTATAAAGAAAACTATGAAATTTGCAGCAGAGAAATTGTTTGAGC comes from Spirochaetota bacterium and encodes:
- a CDS encoding thiolase family protein, with product MSNRVAICAVAQIKNDPNLWYARFQNMLLECFESIMQQTKVSFDMEKGIRSVITCSDDVWDARTISNNGMTDVVGAHFRGEEKMAQESLNGLGYAMASILSGHDDVILFMGHMKESQTESRNMCTNLAFDPFYCRPLGMDFVNVNAMQARAYMEKSKVTEEHLAKVVVRSRKNAKKNPYARENEQISEDDVMKSPLIADPLRQLHYYPATDWAFGMLLCCEKRVKEFTDNPVWITGYASCMDSYFLGDKDLTSNFSLKNATERALKKAGIKNVTKDIQLFELCDHAAYQLPMWAEGIGLTKEGAGGKWIHDGGMDEFNVNISGGMLNGNPLLLGGAARAIECYYQLTGQAGERQVKGVKRALAQSTYGAAGQHQAVVIFEV
- a CDS encoding thiolase family protein gives rise to the protein MAHKKNRNVAIIGVGQTKHSSHREDVNQPELIHEAVSAALKDANISIKDVDCIVHGNMELFEMIHQPDLWHVLGTGAYGKDSIRITTGGTVGTTLACASDNLVASGMYDIVMAVGFQKLQEGHTTGGITNMADPLWFRNLQTGALTGSTAYDIIQEFGEDRAKRAAMMYRIIMDKHACLNPNAHRAFGLDFDQIDTLMETSPRLVGELRLIHMCSQSDGACAVIFACEKKAKELSKKPVWVRDHITIHREETFNIFGYHKNYPIKKTMKFAAEKLFERNDIKNPLEYFDVFEMYDPAAWWGLDWLRDFFLLKGDEHVRLVENKDIMIGGSMPINPSGGVIATNPISATALLRVAEAALQIRGDAGAHQIPKEVKHALASGFGGTMWTVLMMLEKELHW